The following proteins are encoded in a genomic region of Corynebacterium atypicum:
- a CDS encoding glucosyl-3-phosphoglycerate synthase, whose translation MSNATDKLRARVARTSVVIPALNEEQTVAGVVAAVAADGPQEILVIDADSADATARRAREAGARVVGWREVLPGISPRAGKGESLWRGVAAAQGQFVAFVDADLKRPAPGMIRRLVAPFADPAVALVKATYRRDLHGVAHEGGRVTELTAKPLLGLLFPQLAGLDQPLGGEYAIRRELAVQLPFVSGYGVESGLIIDVARRCGVGAIAEVALGPRAHRNRPLAELKPMARTVAATILARAGVSGVAVDERPPLASIL comes from the coding sequence TTGAGTAACGCCACGGATAAGCTGCGGGCCCGGGTGGCGCGCACCAGCGTTGTCATCCCGGCGCTGAATGAGGAGCAGACGGTGGCGGGCGTGGTCGCGGCGGTGGCCGCGGACGGACCGCAGGAAATCCTGGTCATCGACGCCGACTCCGCGGACGCCACGGCCCGGCGCGCGAGGGAGGCCGGCGCCCGAGTCGTCGGTTGGCGCGAGGTGCTGCCGGGGATCAGCCCGCGCGCGGGAAAAGGGGAGTCGCTCTGGCGTGGGGTGGCGGCGGCCCAGGGGCAGTTCGTGGCGTTTGTCGACGCCGACCTGAAACGGCCGGCCCCCGGCATGATCCGCCGGCTCGTCGCTCCCTTCGCGGACCCGGCGGTGGCGCTGGTTAAAGCTACGTACCGGCGCGATCTGCACGGCGTGGCGCACGAAGGCGGACGGGTGACCGAACTGACCGCGAAGCCGCTTCTTGGGCTGCTTTTCCCCCAGCTCGCCGGCCTGGACCAGCCGCTGGGCGGGGAGTACGCGATCCGCCGCGAGCTCGCCGTCCAGTTGCCCTTCGTCTCCGGCTACGGCGTGGAGTCCGGGCTGATTATCGACGTCGCGCGCCGCTGCGGCGTCGGCGCCATAGCGGAGGTGGCGTTGGGGCCGCGCGCCCACCGTAACCGGCCGCTGGCCGAGCTTAAGCCGATGGCTCGCACGGTCGCGGCCACGATTCTGGCGCGCGCCGGGGTCTCCGGTGTAGCAGTCGACGAGCGCCCGCCGCTTGCCTCTATCCTGTAA
- the budA gene encoding acetolactate decarboxylase: MTAQKHLPTQRHTVFQNSLMSALLDGIYDGELTVGELLGHGNFGIGTFDALDGEMIVLDGVCYQVRGDGTARQADLTQRSPFTVMTNFVPLIESRPPEGLRRGELSGFIDELQPSENYMYAVRITGRFSTVTVRTVTKQDKPYRPMVEATGDDAELTFTDVEGVIGGFRTPVYEKGIGVPGCHVHFIDAARTAGGHVLDFTLAAGSVELCPGTDLELRLPLTTQFSTAELTPGDLDEQIHRTEVKR, translated from the coding sequence ATGACTGCCCAGAAGCATCTGCCCACCCAGCGGCACACGGTTTTTCAGAACTCTCTCATGTCCGCCCTGCTCGACGGGATTTACGATGGCGAGCTTACCGTGGGGGAACTGCTCGGCCACGGCAACTTTGGCATCGGCACCTTCGACGCCCTGGATGGCGAGATGATCGTGCTCGACGGCGTGTGCTATCAGGTCCGTGGCGACGGGACGGCGAGACAGGCTGACCTCACCCAGCGCTCCCCGTTTACCGTGATGACCAACTTCGTACCGCTCATCGAGTCCCGCCCGCCGGAGGGGCTGCGCCGCGGCGAGTTGTCCGGCTTCATCGACGAGCTGCAGCCAAGCGAGAACTACATGTACGCGGTGCGGATCACCGGCCGCTTTTCCACGGTCACGGTGCGCACGGTAACCAAGCAGGATAAGCCCTACCGGCCGATGGTCGAGGCCACTGGCGATGACGCCGAGCTCACCTTCACAGATGTCGAGGGCGTGATCGGCGGTTTTCGCACCCCGGTCTACGAGAAGGGCATCGGGGTGCCGGGTTGCCACGTGCACTTTATCGACGCCGCGCGCACCGCCGGCGGGCACGTTTTGGACTTCACGCTCGCGGCGGGCAGCGTCGAGCTGTGCCCTGGCACTGATTTGGAGCTGCGTTTGCCCCTGACAACGCAGTTTTCCACGGCCGAACTTACCCCCGGTGACCTGGACGAACAGATCCACCGCACCGAGGTCAAACGTTGA
- the glgA gene encoding glycogen synthase, with the protein MTELTRVGMLTREYPPEVYGGAGVHVTELTRFMRDIVPVDVHCMGAPRDMPDTYVHGVDPELNEANPAIKTLSTGLRMANAASGVDVVHSHTWYSGLGGHLAARLYDIPHVATAHSLEPDRPWKREQLGGGYNVSSWSEKNAMENADGLIAVSQKMKGAILEAYPAIDPDKIHVVLNGIDTERWAPRPTFDAAVEATGSSVLRELGVDPSRPIVSFVGRITRQKGVEHLVKAARDFDPAIQLVLCAGAPDTPEIAERTQKLVDELRAGRDGVFWVSEMLAQDKIQEIESASDVFVCPSIYEPLGIVNLEAMACGTAVVASNVGGIPEVVVDGETGLLVPYDAADAQGFERGLAEAVNEVVADPERTKAFGKAGRERAISEFSWATIAQLTVDVYKSLL; encoded by the coding sequence ATGACAGAGCTAACCCGAGTCGGGATGCTAACCCGCGAATACCCACCCGAGGTCTACGGCGGCGCTGGCGTCCACGTCACTGAATTGACCCGCTTCATGCGCGACATCGTGCCGGTCGACGTCCACTGCATGGGCGCCCCGCGGGACATGCCGGATACCTATGTCCACGGCGTGGACCCGGAGCTGAACGAGGCCAACCCGGCCATCAAGACGCTGTCGACGGGGCTGCGCATGGCCAACGCGGCCAGTGGCGTCGACGTGGTGCACTCGCACACCTGGTATTCCGGGCTGGGCGGCCACCTCGCCGCCCGGCTGTATGACATCCCGCACGTGGCCACCGCGCACTCGCTGGAACCGGACCGCCCATGGAAACGCGAGCAGCTCGGCGGCGGCTACAACGTCTCCTCGTGGTCAGAGAAGAACGCGATGGAAAACGCCGACGGCCTCATCGCCGTGTCGCAGAAGATGAAGGGCGCGATCCTCGAGGCCTATCCGGCGATCGACCCGGACAAGATCCACGTCGTGCTCAACGGCATCGATACCGAGCGCTGGGCGCCGCGGCCAACTTTCGACGCCGCGGTCGAGGCCACCGGGTCCTCCGTGTTGCGGGAACTGGGCGTGGATCCCTCCCGGCCCATCGTCTCCTTCGTCGGCCGCATCACGCGCCAGAAGGGCGTGGAGCACCTGGTCAAGGCCGCCCGCGACTTCGATCCGGCCATCCAGCTCGTGCTTTGCGCCGGCGCCCCGGACACCCCGGAGATCGCGGAGCGCACCCAGAAGCTGGTCGACGAGCTGCGCGCCGGGCGCGACGGCGTCTTCTGGGTCTCTGAGATGCTCGCCCAGGACAAGATCCAAGAGATCGAGTCGGCCTCCGACGTCTTCGTCTGCCCGTCCATCTACGAGCCGCTGGGCATCGTGAACCTGGAGGCGATGGCCTGCGGCACCGCCGTGGTGGCCTCGAACGTCGGCGGCATCCCAGAGGTGGTCGTGGACGGCGAGACGGGCCTTCTGGTGCCGTATGACGCAGCCGACGCCCAGGGATTCGAGCGGGGACTCGCCGAGGCGGTGAACGAGGTGGTCGCCGACCCGGAGCGCACCAAGGCCTTCGGTAAGGCTGGTCGCGAGCGGGCGATCAGCGAGTTCTCTTGGGCCACGATCGCCCAGCTGACGGTGGACGTGTATAAGTCGCTGCTCTAG
- a CDS encoding LOG family protein produces the protein MTPKITPSEDKRRMLIGPVLKRVAENQSSTYDQRLLEMAADHDWIHADPWRVLRIQSEFVSGFDALSSLPPAVTVFGSARVLEDDPLYALGVELGGALAKADYAVITGGGPGLMEAPNRGCSEAGGLSVGLGIELPHEQALNQWVDLGLNFRYFFVRKTMFLKYSEGFVCLPGGFGTLDELFEVLCMTQTGKVTNYPIVLMGSDYWGPLIDWLRDQVAARGMINPQDLDIFLVTDSVSEAVEHLRQAPVRHCYESSPK, from the coding sequence ATGACGCCAAAAATCACCCCGAGCGAGGACAAGCGCCGGATGCTCATTGGCCCGGTGCTCAAGCGCGTGGCGGAGAATCAGAGTTCCACGTACGATCAGCGGCTTTTAGAAATGGCAGCTGATCACGACTGGATTCACGCCGATCCGTGGCGGGTCCTTCGCATCCAAAGCGAGTTCGTCTCCGGGTTCGACGCGCTATCTTCGCTGCCGCCGGCCGTGACCGTCTTTGGCTCCGCCCGAGTCCTAGAAGATGACCCCCTGTACGCCCTGGGCGTCGAGCTCGGCGGGGCGCTGGCTAAGGCGGACTACGCTGTGATCACCGGCGGAGGGCCGGGTTTGATGGAGGCACCTAACCGCGGGTGTAGCGAGGCCGGCGGGCTGTCTGTGGGCCTCGGCATCGAGCTGCCGCATGAGCAGGCGCTGAACCAGTGGGTGGACCTGGGCCTGAACTTTCGCTACTTCTTTGTGCGCAAGACGATGTTCTTGAAGTACTCGGAGGGATTCGTGTGCCTGCCTGGCGGCTTTGGCACGCTCGACGAGCTCTTCGAGGTCTTGTGTATGACGCAGACGGGTAAGGTGACCAACTACCCGATCGTGCTGATGGGAAGCGACTACTGGGGCCCGCTGATCGACTGGCTGCGCGATCAGGTCGCTGCCCGCGGCATGATCAACCCGCAGGACCTGGATATTTTCCTGGTTACTGACTCGGTATCGGAAGCAGTCGAGCACTTGAGGCAGGCCCCGGTGCGGCACTGCTACGAGTCCAGCCCCAAGTAG
- a CDS encoding amino acid permease gives MSQADAQTAPSTAAAGGNENLSRGLRTRHLTMMGLGSAIGAGLFLGTGVGIRVAGPAIILAYAVTGLITVLIMRMLGEMVAARPSAGTFSAYAEQAFGPLAGFSVGWLYWFMMVMIMGAEMTGAAAIMASWFGVAPWVPALVCVLFLAAVNLAAVRGFGEFEFWFAFIKVAVIIAFLVIGVLLIFGLLPGHTFVGTSNITAQGFMPSGISGVAAGLLVVAFAFGGIELVTIAAAESEDPERSVHAAVNTIIWRIGIFYIGSVLVIAFLLPFDQIMDAQTAAESPFTMVLSQAHIPGIVGIMEAIIVIALLSAFNAQLYGSSRLCYSLACRGDAPKVFTKVSVAQVPIAAVVLSVIFAFLSVGLQWWNPPGLLDFLLSSIGGCLVVIWLTIIASYLRLHPRLEARGEITSVRMWGCPWLAWLTLAGVLAIVALMLADASARGQILAVVVVCAVIVACAGLVALYRRRTRA, from the coding sequence ATGTCTCAAGCAGACGCACAGACTGCGCCCAGCACCGCGGCAGCCGGAGGAAACGAAAACTTAAGCCGGGGGCTGCGCACCCGCCACCTGACGATGATGGGCCTGGGTTCCGCCATCGGCGCCGGGCTCTTCTTAGGTACCGGTGTCGGCATCCGGGTCGCCGGCCCGGCGATCATCCTGGCCTACGCGGTAACCGGGCTGATCACCGTACTCATTATGCGCATGCTCGGCGAGATGGTGGCCGCCCGCCCCTCGGCCGGTACCTTCTCCGCTTATGCCGAGCAGGCCTTCGGCCCGCTCGCCGGCTTCTCCGTGGGCTGGCTGTATTGGTTCATGATGGTGATGATCATGGGCGCTGAAATGACCGGGGCCGCGGCCATCATGGCCTCCTGGTTCGGCGTGGCGCCGTGGGTGCCCGCGCTCGTCTGCGTGCTCTTTTTAGCCGCGGTCAACCTCGCCGCCGTGCGCGGGTTCGGGGAGTTTGAGTTCTGGTTTGCGTTCATCAAGGTCGCAGTCATCATCGCCTTCTTGGTCATCGGCGTCTTGCTCATCTTCGGCCTGCTGCCCGGACACACCTTCGTGGGCACCTCTAATATCACAGCCCAAGGCTTCATGCCGTCCGGTATCTCCGGAGTTGCCGCGGGGCTTTTGGTCGTCGCCTTCGCCTTCGGCGGCATCGAGCTGGTGACCATCGCCGCGGCCGAGTCGGAGGACCCGGAGCGCTCAGTACACGCCGCGGTGAACACCATCATTTGGCGCATCGGGATCTTCTACATCGGCTCGGTGCTCGTCATCGCCTTTCTTTTGCCCTTCGACCAGATCATGGACGCCCAGACTGCCGCCGAGAGCCCATTTACCATGGTGCTCTCGCAGGCCCACATCCCGGGCATCGTGGGGATCATGGAGGCCATCATCGTAATCGCCCTGCTCAGCGCGTTTAACGCCCAGCTTTACGGGTCTTCGCGGCTGTGCTACTCGCTGGCCTGCCGTGGTGACGCTCCCAAGGTATTCACTAAGGTCTCTGTCGCGCAGGTACCCATCGCGGCTGTGGTTCTTTCTGTGATCTTCGCGTTCCTCTCGGTGGGGCTGCAGTGGTGGAACCCGCCGGGACTGCTCGATTTCTTGCTCAGCTCGATTGGCGGCTGCCTCGTCGTCATCTGGCTGACCATTATCGCCTCGTATCTCCGGCTGCACCCGCGCCTGGAGGCCCGCGGCGAAATCACCTCGGTGCGCATGTGGGGCTGCCCCTGGCTGGCGTGGCTGACGCTGGCCGGAGTGCTCGCCATCGTCGCGCTCATGCTTGCCGACGCCTCGGCCCGCGGCCAGATCCTCGCAGTCGTCGTTGTCTGCGCGGTCATCGTCGCATGCGCTGGCCTGGTGGCGCTCTATCGACGGCGTACCCGCGCCTAG
- a CDS encoding DUF3117 domain-containing protein — MAAMKPRTGSGPMEAVEENRKIVMRIPSDGGGRLVIELTKEEAGELGGLLSAAAK, encoded by the coding sequence ATGGCAGCGATGAAACCCCGTACCGGGAGCGGCCCGATGGAAGCGGTGGAGGAAAACCGCAAGATCGTGATGCGCATCCCTTCCGATGGTGGTGGCCGGCTTGTCATCGAGCTGACTAAGGAAGAGGCTGGTGAGCTCGGCGGCTTGCTGAGCGCTGCGGCGAAGTAG
- the folP gene encoding dihydropteroate synthase — translation MGILNRTPDSFYDRGANFSDEKALERADLIVAQGASILDVGGVKAGPGEAVDAAEEIDRVVPVIAAVSQRHPSVTVSVDTWRAEVAEAAIAAGAGLINDTWAGVDPELVEVAGAHRVGYVCSHTGGARPRTRPYRVHYDDVVADVIAETTRLAERAVSCGVPEEKIFVDPTHDFGKNTFHGLELLRRVDELVATGWPVLMALSNKDFVGETCGRPVGERVAGTLAATAWAAARGVAAFRVHEVQETVDVIRMTAAIQQTAFPVATIRGLA, via the coding sequence ATGGGCATCTTAAACCGCACCCCGGATTCGTTCTATGACCGCGGGGCGAACTTTAGCGATGAAAAGGCGCTCGAGCGCGCGGACCTGATCGTGGCTCAGGGGGCCAGCATCCTGGACGTCGGTGGGGTCAAGGCGGGGCCGGGCGAGGCCGTCGATGCCGCCGAGGAGATCGACAGGGTCGTGCCGGTGATTGCGGCCGTAAGCCAGCGCCACCCCTCGGTGACTGTCTCAGTGGACACCTGGCGCGCCGAGGTCGCAGAGGCCGCGATTGCCGCCGGAGCGGGGTTGATTAACGATACGTGGGCGGGCGTCGACCCGGAGCTCGTCGAGGTCGCCGGAGCCCACCGGGTGGGCTACGTCTGCTCGCATACCGGCGGTGCGCGCCCACGCACGCGCCCGTACCGGGTGCACTACGACGACGTCGTTGCGGACGTCATCGCAGAGACGACCAGGCTGGCCGAGCGGGCAGTGAGCTGCGGGGTGCCCGAGGAAAAAATCTTCGTCGACCCCACCCACGACTTTGGCAAGAACACCTTTCATGGCCTGGAGTTGTTGCGCCGCGTGGACGAACTCGTCGCCACGGGCTGGCCGGTGCTCATGGCGCTGTCCAACAAGGACTTTGTCGGGGAAACATGCGGGCGCCCGGTGGGCGAGCGGGTAGCCGGCACGCTTGCGGCCACGGCCTGGGCTGCCGCCCGCGGCGTCGCTGCCTTTCGCGTGCACGAGGTCCAGGAGACCGTCGACGTCATCCGCATGACGGCCGCGATCCAGCAGACGGCTTTCCCGGTGGCGACGATCCGGGGTCTGGCTTGA
- a CDS encoding GH32 C-terminal domain-containing protein: MEEKSGHLRYRPEMHVTSDRGVLMAPAAALIDGDCWHLFHQYRPAANAAPRWGHQASWDTPYEWETCDDVLAAEGEETLVRAGSVLSVDNGLNLYFTSVTETGTAVHLARIEDPEATTSDISEDPLALDQNVRRVGEVVGNELGAAAGLYDFRSPCVIPGWASETDRAAGLSGWLMLTVTGSQEAPRLAVLRSEDASTWVLEGALRFDGDTGLKEETAIVSPRMIRLRDEVDGEIYDILLVTIEHHGVDISGYLIGKLTGADFAVTTPFQRIDFGHDFTRPRNTNLSDAGDPRWQRGVIFGLVNGVGRFDDPTEHLSLEKESWANAISLPRVISLQGGMLFQTPARGLVEAITRTEAARMWTGLCEIPEGSTLSVDIIDAAGEVAARVSHRGSVLELDRSMNKHHQGDAVASAPLAEGDSDSLTIVADGSVVEVFADGGAVAMASRVYIDAAAPTFRVSAEGGARVENSFERGPETISPVTPDWARPRLGRELL, translated from the coding sequence ATGGAGGAAAAGAGCGGCCACCTTCGCTATCGCCCGGAAATGCACGTCACCTCCGATCGCGGGGTGCTGATGGCGCCCGCGGCGGCCTTGATCGACGGCGATTGCTGGCACCTTTTCCACCAGTACCGCCCCGCAGCAAACGCGGCGCCGCGGTGGGGCCATCAGGCCTCCTGGGACACCCCCTACGAGTGGGAGACGTGCGACGACGTGCTGGCCGCCGAGGGCGAAGAGACCCTGGTGCGCGCCGGTTCCGTACTGAGCGTGGATAACGGCTTGAATCTCTATTTCACCTCGGTCACCGAGACCGGTACGGCGGTACACTTAGCCCGCATCGAGGACCCGGAGGCGACCACCTCCGATATCTCGGAGGATCCACTGGCCTTGGACCAGAACGTGCGTCGCGTCGGTGAGGTCGTGGGCAACGAGTTGGGCGCGGCGGCCGGGCTCTACGACTTCCGCTCCCCCTGCGTGATACCCGGGTGGGCCAGCGAAACCGATCGAGCCGCCGGGTTGTCCGGCTGGCTGATGCTCACGGTCACCGGCAGCCAGGAAGCCCCCCGGCTTGCGGTACTTCGCTCCGAGGACGCCTCGACGTGGGTGCTCGAGGGGGCGCTGCGCTTCGACGGGGATACCGGACTGAAAGAGGAGACGGCCATCGTCTCGCCGCGGATGATCAGGTTGCGCGACGAGGTTGACGGCGAGATCTATGACATCTTGTTGGTCACCATCGAGCACCACGGCGTGGATATCTCCGGCTACCTCATCGGCAAGTTAACCGGCGCCGACTTTGCCGTCACCACGCCGTTCCAGCGCATCGACTTCGGCCACGACTTCACCCGCCCCCGCAACACGAACCTCTCCGACGCGGGCGACCCGCGCTGGCAGCGCGGGGTGATCTTTGGCCTGGTCAACGGGGTGGGGCGCTTCGACGATCCGACCGAGCACCTGTCGCTGGAGAAGGAGTCCTGGGCCAACGCAATCTCCCTGCCGCGGGTGATCAGCCTCCAGGGCGGGATGCTCTTCCAGACGCCGGCGCGCGGGCTGGTGGAGGCCATCACTCGCACCGAGGCCGCTCGCATGTGGACTGGGCTCTGCGAGATCCCGGAGGGCTCGACGTTGAGCGTGGACATTATCGACGCCGCCGGCGAGGTAGCTGCGCGCGTCAGCCACCGCGGCAGCGTGCTCGAGCTCGACCGCTCGATGAACAAGCACCACCAGGGCGACGCCGTGGCGAGCGCTCCGCTAGCTGAGGGCGACTCGGACTCGTTGACCATCGTCGCTGACGGATCCGTGGTCGAGGTGTTCGCTGACGGCGGCGCCGTCGCGATGGCTAGCAGGGTCTATATCGACGCCGCTGCGCCGACGTTCCGGGTTAGCGCCGAAGGCGGCGCCCGCGTGGAGAACTCCTTCGAGCGCGGTCCTGAAACCATCTCTCCGGTGACTCCCGACTGGGCCAGGCCACGGCTGGGCCGAGAGCTTCTCTAG
- the dapE gene encoding succinyl-diaminopimelate desuccinylase: MNDLGAQLIPVLSDPVELTKRLIDIESPSHEEHAIATAIEAAVHEVARATAEIEVARFGNTVVARTHRNLGERVILAGHLDTVPLAGNTPHRVEGETLFGCGAVDMKSGLAVYLSAFARLAGHPGLNRDLTFIAYEGEEVATEFNGLGHLEKDHPEWLAGDLALLGEPTDGVIEAGCQGSIRVIATARGTRAHSARAWLGDNAAHKLAPIIAAVSNYAAREAVEVGGCVYREGLNVVRLSAGVANNTIPDAAECAINFRFAPDRTAQEALDHVYAVLGEHEGVEIAVDDVAPPAAPGLDTPIAHELVDSLGVEVRAKYGWTDVARFAAAGIPALNFGCGDPGFAHKPDEQCPLAQIEALAGSLDGFLIGE; encoded by the coding sequence ATGAATGATCTAGGCGCCCAGCTTATCCCCGTACTTTCCGATCCCGTCGAGTTAACCAAGCGGCTGATTGACATCGAGAGCCCCTCGCATGAAGAGCACGCGATCGCGACGGCCATTGAAGCCGCCGTCCACGAGGTCGCCCGCGCCACCGCCGAGATCGAGGTCGCGCGCTTCGGCAACACCGTCGTCGCGCGCACGCACAGGAACTTAGGCGAGCGCGTCATTCTTGCCGGGCACCTAGATACCGTGCCGCTGGCCGGCAATACCCCGCACCGCGTCGAGGGGGAGACCCTCTTCGGGTGCGGGGCGGTAGACATGAAGTCCGGCCTGGCCGTCTACCTGTCCGCCTTCGCCAGGCTTGCCGGCCACCCCGGGCTCAACCGTGACCTGACCTTTATCGCCTACGAGGGCGAAGAGGTGGCGACTGAGTTCAACGGGCTTGGTCACCTGGAAAAGGACCACCCGGAGTGGCTGGCCGGGGATCTCGCCCTGCTGGGCGAGCCGACGGACGGCGTGATCGAGGCCGGCTGTCAGGGCTCGATCCGGGTGATCGCCACCGCCCGGGGCACGCGTGCGCACTCGGCGCGCGCCTGGCTCGGCGACAACGCCGCCCACAAGCTCGCCCCGATCATCGCCGCCGTCAGCAACTACGCCGCCCGCGAAGCGGTCGAGGTGGGTGGCTGCGTCTACCGGGAGGGGCTCAACGTGGTGCGCCTGAGCGCCGGGGTGGCCAACAACACGATCCCGGACGCCGCCGAATGCGCGATCAACTTCCGCTTTGCCCCGGACCGCACCGCCCAGGAGGCCCTGGATCACGTGTATGCGGTTCTCGGCGAGCACGAGGGGGTCGAGATAGCGGTCGACGACGTCGCCCCGCCGGCCGCCCCGGGCCTGGATACCCCGATCGCGCACGAGCTCGTGGACTCCCTGGGAGTCGAGGTGCGGGCCAAGTACGGCTGGACCGATGTCGCCCGGTTCGCTGCCGCGGGCATTCCGGCGCTCAACTTCGGCTGCGGGGACCCCGGGTTTGCGCACAAGCCGGACGAGCAGTGCCCGTTAGCGCAGATCGAGGCACTCGCTGGCTCCCTCGACGGGTTCCTGATCGGCGAGTAG
- a CDS encoding methyltransferase domain-containing protein produces MLADVIDVLADPQDGTALRGADDFARLVSESGHSFDVARQGYVTLAAGAGLKHPGDSAEMVAARETFLGRGHFAPFVEAVTESVSHVVEMAGLPDSAEPVICEVGAGTGYYLSHTLDSIEGARGVGLDVSVAAAKRLAHCHGRVGAVVADAWSRLPIADAAVDAVAVVFAPRNPAEFARILKPAGEVVVLTADPGHLDELREPLGIIGVESGKVERMRTQAEGHLELAGEPERVEFEMTLDQESIATQIGMSPSARHIEPQVLAERIVRLPRSMTVTARGTITRWRRAGGDS; encoded by the coding sequence ATGCTGGCCGACGTAATCGATGTTCTCGCTGACCCACAAGACGGCACTGCGCTGCGCGGTGCCGATGATTTTGCCCGGCTCGTCTCTGAGTCGGGCCATTCTTTTGATGTGGCACGGCAGGGCTACGTGACACTCGCCGCGGGCGCGGGATTGAAGCACCCCGGCGATAGCGCGGAGATGGTCGCGGCCCGCGAGACGTTTCTGGGGCGCGGCCACTTCGCGCCGTTCGTCGAAGCGGTCACCGAGTCCGTGTCGCACGTGGTGGAGATGGCTGGGCTGCCGGATTCCGCCGAACCGGTGATCTGCGAGGTCGGCGCGGGGACCGGCTATTACCTCTCGCACACCTTGGACAGCATCGAGGGGGCACGGGGAGTGGGGCTGGATGTCTCGGTCGCGGCAGCCAAGCGGTTGGCACACTGTCACGGGCGGGTGGGGGCAGTGGTCGCCGACGCGTGGTCCAGGCTGCCCATTGCCGACGCCGCGGTGGACGCCGTCGCAGTGGTGTTCGCGCCGCGCAACCCGGCGGAATTTGCGCGCATTCTCAAGCCAGCAGGCGAGGTGGTTGTGCTTACCGCCGATCCCGGTCACCTGGACGAACTGCGCGAGCCGTTGGGGATCATCGGTGTGGAATCCGGGAAGGTCGAGCGGATGCGTACCCAAGCGGAAGGCCACCTGGAACTGGCGGGCGAGCCGGAGCGCGTCGAGTTTGAGATGACGCTGGACCAGGAGTCGATCGCCACGCAGATCGGGATGAGCCCGTCGGCGCGGCACATCGAGCCCCAGGTGCTGGCTGAAAGAATCGTGCGGCTGCCGCGCAGCATGACGGTCACCGCCCGGGGCACCATCACGCGCTGGCGGCGAGCCGGAGGCGACTCCTAG
- a CDS encoding DivIVA domain-containing protein translates to MGSWIFLVVVLAAFVVVGTFVAGRAFGRGESVPEVDSTAVAQWNLKAVESGDLDAVRFEIVPRGYRPEQVEEVLDAIARLSAPGGRKNSQVDTPLAGES, encoded by the coding sequence ATGGGCTCGTGGATATTTCTGGTTGTGGTGCTCGCCGCTTTCGTGGTGGTGGGCACCTTTGTGGCGGGGCGTGCTTTTGGTCGCGGGGAAAGCGTGCCGGAGGTGGATTCGACGGCGGTAGCGCAGTGGAACCTCAAGGCAGTTGAGTCCGGGGACCTCGACGCGGTGCGCTTTGAGATCGTGCCGCGGGGGTACCGTCCGGAGCAGGTCGAGGAGGTGCTCGACGCCATCGCGCGCCTGTCCGCCCCCGGCGGTAGGAAGAATTCGCAGGTAGATACCCCGTTAGCGGGAGAATCTTAA